The Gardnerella leopoldii genomic interval AAATTAAAAAAGATTTGGCAGCGCGCGTTGCTATTTTACATAAAAAAGGCATTAATCCAGGTTTGGGCACGTTACTTGTAGGTAGTGATCCTGGTTCGTTGAAATATGTTGCTGGTAAGCATCGTGATTGCGAAGAAGTGGGGATTAATTCTATTCGTTGCGATCTGCCAGAAGATGCTAGTGAAGATGAGATTCTTGCTGCTTTACAGAAATTAAATAATGACCCTCTTTGTACTGGATTTATTGTGCAACTGCCATTGCCAAAAGGAATTGATGTTCAAAAAGTTATTTCTTCTATTAATCCTGCAAAAGATTGTGATGGAATGCATCCGTATAATTTGGGTGAACTTGTTACGCATATTTCCGGTAATATTACAACACCTTTGCCGTGCACGCCGCGTGGAATTTTAGCTTTGCTTGATGAGTACGGTATTGAACTTTCTGGTAAGGAAGTTTGTGTGCTTGGTCGTGGCATTACGGTTGGACGTACTATTGGTCTTCTTTTAACCCGCAGGGGAGTAGATGCAACTGTTACGTTGTGCCATACACATACTCGGAATGTGCAGGAGATTATGCGTCGTTCTGATGTAATAATTGCCGCAATGGGTTGTGCTGGTTTTGTTAAGCCAGAAGATATTAAACCTGGTGCTGTTCTTGTTGATGTAGGCGTATCTCGTGTTTTTGATGAAGAAGCTGGTAGATACCGCGTAAAAGGTGATGTTGATTCAGCTTGTCGCGAAATTGCTGGAGCGTATTCTCCGAATCCTGGTGGAGTAGGTCCGATGACTCGAGCTATGTTGCTGGCGAATGTTGTAGATATGGCTGAGCGAGCACTTAATTGCAAATAAAATGCGACACGCCCGAAGTAAAACGTAAATTTTGGCTATGCCTGTATATAAAATCGACAAAGCGTGTGCATGGCATACATGCGTAACGTAAATACATAATTAAATATCGAGTAATATCCACCCCAAGAAGAAACCACTAATAACTAATGGCAGAGAATAATAACGAAGTCGCCAAGGTTGCGATTAATGATATTGGCACCGAAGAAGACTTCATCAAGGCAGTCGATTCAACCATCAAGAATTTTGATGATGGTGATTTAGTTGAAGGTACCGTCGTAAAGATTGATCACGACGAAGTATTGCTGGACATCGGCTACAAGACTGAAGGTGTAATTCCTTCCCGTGAACTTTCCATCAAAAAAGACGTTGATCCAGATGATGTTGTCGAGGTTGGCGACACCATTGAAGCCCTTGTTGTCACTAAGGAAGACAAGGAAGGACGTCTTATTCTCTCCAAGAAGCGTGCACAGTATGAGCGTGCTTGGGGTGACATCGAGAAGATTAAGGATGCAGACGGCATCGTTGAAGGTACCGTTATTGAGGCTGTTAAGGGCGGCTTGATCGTAGATATCGGTTTGCGTGGCTTCTTACCAGCATCCTTGGTTGAAATGCGTCGCGTTCGCGATCTTTCTCCATACATTGGTCAGAAGATTAAGGCTAAGATTCTTGAGCTCGATAAGAACCGCAACAATGTTGTGCTTTCTCGTCGTCAGTTCCTCGAGGAAACTCAGTCTGAAGTTCGTGAGACCTTCCTCTCGCAGCTTAAGAAGGGTCAGATTCGTGAAGGCGTTGTGTCTTCTATCGTAAACTTCGGTGCATTCGTTGATCTCGGCGGTGTTGACGGTCTCATTCACGTTTCTGAGCTTTCTTGGAAGCATATCGATCACCCATCTGAGGTTGTTAAGGTTGGCGATAAGGTTACCGTTGAGGTTCTCGACGTTGATCTCGATCGCGAACGTATTTCCCTTTCCCTTAAGGCAACTCAGGAAGATCCATGGCAGCGCTTCGCTCGCACTCATGTTCCTGGACAGGTTGTTAAGGGTAAGGTCACCAAGATCGTTCAGTTCGGCGTGTTTATCTCCGTTGAAGATGGCATTGAGGGCTTGGTTCACATTTCTGAGCTTGCAAACCGTCACGTAGAGAATCCAGAAACTGTTGTTAAGGCAAATGAAGACGTATTCGTCAAGGTTATTGATGTTGATCTTGATCGCCGTCGTATTTCCCTCTCCTTGAAGCAGGCTAATGAGGC includes:
- a CDS encoding bifunctional methylenetetrahydrofolate dehydrogenase/methenyltetrahydrofolate cyclohydrolase, whose translation is MAIVLDGKALASKIKKDLAARVAILHKKGINPGLGTLLVGSDPGSLKYVAGKHRDCEEVGINSIRCDLPEDASEDEILAALQKLNNDPLCTGFIVQLPLPKGIDVQKVISSINPAKDCDGMHPYNLGELVTHISGNITTPLPCTPRGILALLDEYGIELSGKEVCVLGRGITVGRTIGLLLTRRGVDATVTLCHTHTRNVQEIMRRSDVIIAAMGCAGFVKPEDIKPGAVLVDVGVSRVFDEEAGRYRVKGDVDSACREIAGAYSPNPGGVGPMTRAMLLANVVDMAERALNCK
- the rpsA gene encoding 30S ribosomal protein S1 translates to MAENNNEVAKVAINDIGTEEDFIKAVDSTIKNFDDGDLVEGTVVKIDHDEVLLDIGYKTEGVIPSRELSIKKDVDPDDVVEVGDTIEALVVTKEDKEGRLILSKKRAQYERAWGDIEKIKDADGIVEGTVIEAVKGGLIVDIGLRGFLPASLVEMRRVRDLSPYIGQKIKAKILELDKNRNNVVLSRRQFLEETQSEVRETFLSQLKKGQIREGVVSSIVNFGAFVDLGGVDGLIHVSELSWKHIDHPSEVVKVGDKVTVEVLDVDLDRERISLSLKATQEDPWQRFARTHVPGQVVKGKVTKIVQFGVFISVEDGIEGLVHISELANRHVENPETVVKANEDVFVKVIDVDLDRRRISLSLKQANEAVDPNSEDFDPALYGMPAEYDAEGNYKYPEGFDPNTNEWMAGYEQQREEWEAQYAAAHELWEEHKAFAAKELAAAAESAAADGQQEEAEKKPAKEEKKEEVASNYSSETTSEGALADSDQLAALREQLLSEKK